In the genome of Streptomyces sp. P3, the window CGCCCGTCCGTCGGCTCTTTCTCCCCTGCCGCGGCCCGCGAGTCCTTGCTCCTTGCCATGCTGGCATCAGCTCCGTGTTCGTCAGGGGCCGTCAGTGCTTTTCAAGGAACTCGATGACCGCGGTGTTGACCGCGTCGGGGTTCTCCAGGTTCCCGAGATGGCCGCACCGGGGAATCTCCACGTAGTCGCACTCCGGAATGGCGTCCGCGACTTCGGCGACCAGGTGGGGCGGGCAGATGAGGTCATCGGCGAAGGCGATCGCCCGGCACGGTACGGCGACCTGGCGCAGGGCCTCGCGGCGGTCACCGGCGTCGACGCTCTGCTGTCCGGGGGCGTTCTGACCGGCCGTCAGTTCGAAGACTTCCAGCCAGCCGGCGGCGACGGCGTCGTCGTTGAGCGTCGCGGGGGAGAGCATCTCCAGAACCGTGCGTACCGCCTCGTACTTGGGTGGCAGGGTGATGCCGCTTTCAGTCAGCGAGCGCTCCGCGGCCTGCAGCATCCGGCGGGTGGCGTCCGGGCGGGCTCGGGTGGCCATCAGGACGGCGCAGTGCACCAGGTCCGGCCGGGCGAGCGCGATCTCCTGAGCGATCACGGCGCCCATCGAGGTTCCGACGATGCGGCACGGCCCGATGTCCAGCGCCTCTATCAGGCCCAGGGTGTCGGCGGTCATCTCGGCGAGCGAGTAGTCACCGGGCGGTGCGTCGGAGGGGGCGATGCCGCGGTTGTCGAAGACGATCGTCTCGTAGCCCGCCTTGTTCAGGGCCGGGGTCT includes:
- a CDS encoding alpha/beta fold hydrolase; amino-acid sequence: MPFVSTNEIRLSYQRSGQGEPVLLIMGSGAAGRVWTMHQTPALNKAGYETIVFDNRGIAPSDAPPGDYSLAEMTADTLGLIEALDIGPCRIVGTSMGAVIAQEIALARPDLVHCAVLMATRARPDATRRMLQAAERSLTESGITLPPKYEAVRTVLEMLSPATLNDDAVAAGWLEVFELTAGQNAPGQQSVDAGDRREALRQVAVPCRAIAFADDLICPPHLVAEVADAIPECDYVEIPRCGHLGNLENPDAVNTAVIEFLEKH